One window of the Spirochaetota bacterium genome contains the following:
- a CDS encoding killer suppression protein codes for MDIVFGNTVVRKICQNAVGKLKRRLDDIRDADTMEVLLTLPGRCHALVGNRKGQWAMDAEHPRRLIFRPLGNPLPVSKDGRIDLKLITAIEVIDVEDYHGK; via the coding sequence ATGGACATTGTTTTCGGCAATACTGTGGTCAGAAAAATATGCCAGAATGCGGTTGGAAAACTGAAAAGGCGTCTTGATGACATCAGAGATGCGGATACCATGGAGGTTCTGCTCACCCTGCCGGGGCGCTGCCACGCCCTCGTTGGAAACAGGAAGGGCCAATGGGCAATGGACGCGGAGCATCCCAGGCGTCTAATTTTCAGACCACTCGGAAATCCCTTGCCCGTGTCGAAAGACGGACGAATTGATTTAAAGCTGATAACCGCGATAGAAGTTATCGACGTGGAGGATTATCATGGTAAATAG
- a CDS encoding radical SAM protein, producing the protein MIDIGKLYCGGSSTGDGLRYGTEAHGDAHGNAPHQRQVLASERRPIIVWSTTRSCNLNCVHCYTDSDNRKYDGELTTSEGLALVDGLAEFGIPSLLFSGGEPLMRKDLFTLIERATERRIRPVISTNGTLIDRDAARAIKDSGVVYVGISLDGMEGVNDKFRGVKGAFTRAMKGFENCIAVGQRVGLRLTLTKRNYEDLDGIFDFIEREKINRACFYHLVYSGRGGNLYADDLTHRESRAAMDTILERTQDYFNRGLDINILTVDNHADGVYIYLKLREKNTARAEEVRELLTWNGGGAHSTGVGIGNIDFVGNVHPDQFWQDYTLGNIRARSFADIWMDEGEPLMKGLKHKADYIKGRCRVCAHRALCTGAMRVRAYRTFGDPWAPDPQCFISDEEIGLDEKKKNELRACGEEFSVPEELKR; encoded by the coding sequence ATGATCGATATAGGAAAACTCTACTGCGGGGGATCATCAACGGGCGACGGACTGCGCTACGGCACCGAGGCGCACGGCGACGCGCACGGGAACGCCCCGCACCAACGGCAGGTGCTCGCGAGCGAGCGCAGGCCCATCATTGTCTGGAGCACGACGCGCAGCTGCAACCTGAACTGCGTACACTGCTACACGGACTCCGATAACCGGAAGTACGACGGCGAGCTCACCACAAGCGAGGGGCTCGCGCTCGTGGACGGCCTGGCGGAGTTCGGCATCCCCTCGCTCCTGTTCTCGGGCGGGGAGCCCCTCATGCGCAAGGACCTCTTCACGCTCATCGAGCGCGCCACGGAAAGGCGGATCCGGCCGGTAATTTCCACCAACGGCACGCTCATCGACCGCGACGCCGCGCGCGCAATCAAGGACTCGGGCGTGGTGTACGTGGGCATAAGCCTGGACGGGATGGAGGGCGTGAACGACAAATTCCGCGGCGTCAAGGGCGCGTTCACCCGCGCGATGAAGGGGTTCGAGAACTGCATCGCCGTGGGCCAGCGCGTGGGGCTGCGCCTTACCCTGACGAAACGCAACTACGAGGACCTTGACGGGATCTTCGATTTCATCGAGCGCGAAAAAATCAACAGGGCGTGCTTCTACCACCTGGTCTATTCGGGACGGGGGGGCAATCTTTACGCGGACGATCTCACGCACCGCGAGTCCCGCGCGGCCATGGACACCATACTGGAAAGGACCCAGGATTACTTCAACCGCGGGCTCGATATCAACATCCTCACCGTGGACAATCATGCCGACGGGGTGTACATCTACCTGAAGCTCAGGGAGAAGAATACCGCGCGTGCGGAAGAGGTTCGCGAACTGCTCACGTGGAACGGGGGCGGCGCGCATTCGACCGGGGTGGGAATCGGCAACATCGACTTCGTGGGAAACGTGCACCCGGACCAGTTCTGGCAGGACTATACCCTTGGCAATATCCGCGCGCGCAGCTTCGCCGACATCTGGATGGACGAGGGCGAGCCCCTCATGAAGGGCCTCAAGCACAAGGCCGACTACATCAAGGGGCGCTGCCGCGTGTGCGCCCACCGCGCGCTCTGCACGGGGGCCATGCGTGTCCGGGCGTATCGCACCTTTGGCGACCCGTGGGCGCCGGACCCGCAGTGCTTTATCAGCGACGAGGAGATCGGGCTCGACGAAAAGAAGAAAAACGAGCTTCGCGCGTGCGGGGAGGAGTTTTCCGTGCCCGAGGAGCTTAAGCGGTAG